A genomic stretch from Flavobacterium humidisoli includes:
- a CDS encoding phosphodiester glycosidase family protein — MKVKIVLFSFIIALAVVLISAEQDTDNLFLTYKVDVKKQYLRLFWKDEKGKRFGSIENFKLWAAEKNLKTDFVMNAGMYKVDHSPQGLYIEKQKVLFPLDTSKAEGNFYLYPNGVFFITAKKTAVICTTERFRNNKEIEFATQSGPMLVIDGQIHSAFKEGSKNLNIRNGVGVLPNGNVVFVLSKKEVNFYDFANYFKSLGCKNALYLDGFVSRAYLPSQNWIQTDGDFGALFAITKSK, encoded by the coding sequence ATGAAAGTAAAAATAGTTCTGTTCTCATTTATAATTGCACTTGCAGTTGTTTTAATTAGTGCAGAACAAGACACAGATAATTTATTTTTAACTTATAAAGTTGATGTTAAAAAGCAATATTTAAGATTGTTCTGGAAAGATGAGAAAGGAAAGCGATTTGGGAGTATAGAGAATTTTAAGCTTTGGGCTGCTGAAAAGAATCTTAAAACAGATTTTGTTATGAATGCAGGAATGTATAAAGTAGATCATTCGCCTCAAGGACTTTATATAGAAAAACAAAAAGTATTATTTCCTTTGGATACTTCAAAAGCAGAAGGGAATTTTTATTTATACCCCAATGGAGTGTTTTTTATTACAGCTAAAAAGACTGCGGTAATTTGTACCACAGAAAGGTTTAGGAATAATAAGGAAATAGAGTTTGCGACACAATCCGGCCCTATGCTGGTTATTGATGGACAAATTCATTCTGCTTTTAAAGAAGGATCAAAAAATCTAAATATTAGAAACGGAGTAGGGGTTTTGCCTAATGGAAATGTAGTTTTTGTTTTGTCGAAAAAAGAAGTTAATTTCTATGATTTTGCCAATTATTTTAAAAGTTTAGGATGCAAAAATGCCCTTTACCTTGACGGATTCGTATCCCGCGCATATCTGCCGTCTCAAAACTGGATTCAAACCGATGGAGATTTTGGAGCGTTATTTGCTATTACAAAAAGTAAGTAA
- a CDS encoding T9SS type A sorting domain-containing protein: protein MLKNYFKFSVMAAMIYLITPVNKVFAQNPIVKIDFDQSGRPKAEVNDPDYTAWVIASGNTSSYTANGVTFTISRTGINGDNLGTNWYKAGIQAPYYARLVCDGLTVKGATANFGAQIELKISGLTTGEHTLLAFFNNVDSPTTSTFSPIDIFVDKNLVVDNLIPTVRATKTADAASTYLRLQATAGTDVVILIAAETSGTENVKNFIFNGFELNTPNISHQAINPDPKQNNEHVELMSGGKLLQWTAGAGAVSHNIYFGTDLTAVDNATTASPEFKGNQALANNSYQANGLYTGATYYWRVDEVLSNGIEKGNVWRFRPAQLAFPDAEGYGRFARGGRGGKVVAVTNLNDSGPGSFREAITNDIGPRTIVFNTSGVIQLQSRLVLSQPYVTVAGQTAPGKGICIRSAPFGVTGNDAVVQNLRVRIGAGPTYDGMGLTGADNSIIDHCSISWTIDESFSSRSGKNITLQRTLISEALNAANHQNYPTGTEHGYAATIGGDIGSFHHNLLAHCYGRNWSLGGGLDGNGAYTGKMDITNNVVYNWGGRTTDGGTKEVNFVNNYYKPGAGSKIFVAFNQQNEGVGTGMQQCYFNGNVMPGYFDETNQTAGRKASGNTVTYDNFVNTPFFPSYVTTQSAKNAYKIVLSDVGCTQPEFDEHDQRIISETLNGTYSAVGSVTGKPGFPDNETDAGGFENYPTVVRDANWDSDQDGLPNWWENIIGTNVNSAIGDFSDANADPNLDGYTHLDEYLQWMSLPHYESPDGTKIDINIQKLSRGFTSGVSYTILNAVNGNATLNTDVVAFTPTSNGLCSFEFTVTDSEGGTMKRKVNIISGQSLTLGTDDIIKQSKNNAFNVWPIPNNGSFSVFIDNEEAEILDLKIYDISGKELVKQKIKGGTQETIQLHSKGVFLIKVINPQTKKTQHVKKIIIQ, encoded by the coding sequence ATGCTGAAAAATTACTTTAAATTCTCCGTTATGGCGGCGATGATTTATCTCATTACACCTGTAAACAAGGTTTTCGCTCAAAATCCAATTGTAAAAATTGACTTTGACCAATCAGGAAGACCGAAAGCCGAAGTAAATGACCCCGATTACACCGCTTGGGTAATCGCTTCTGGAAACACCAGTTCTTATACCGCAAATGGAGTTACTTTTACAATTAGTCGTACCGGAATCAATGGAGACAACTTAGGAACCAATTGGTATAAAGCAGGAATTCAAGCCCCTTATTACGCTAGATTGGTCTGTGACGGACTTACAGTAAAAGGCGCAACAGCAAATTTTGGCGCTCAAATCGAACTCAAAATAAGCGGTTTAACTACAGGAGAACATACATTATTAGCTTTCTTCAACAACGTTGACAGCCCAACCACAAGTACCTTTAGCCCAATTGATATTTTTGTCGATAAAAATTTAGTGGTCGATAATTTAATTCCAACTGTAAGAGCTACTAAAACAGCTGACGCGGCCTCGACTTATTTAAGACTTCAAGCTACAGCAGGAACCGATGTAGTAATTTTAATCGCTGCAGAAACTTCAGGAACAGAAAATGTCAAAAACTTCATTTTTAATGGCTTTGAATTAAACACACCCAATATTTCTCATCAAGCCATAAACCCAGATCCGAAACAAAACAACGAACATGTAGAATTAATGTCCGGCGGAAAACTGTTGCAATGGACTGCTGGGGCAGGAGCCGTTTCGCATAATATCTATTTTGGAACGGATCTAACCGCCGTTGATAATGCAACGACAGCTTCACCAGAATTTAAAGGCAACCAAGCTTTAGCCAACAATTCTTATCAGGCAAACGGATTGTATACGGGAGCAACTTATTATTGGCGTGTCGACGAAGTTTTATCAAATGGAATTGAAAAAGGAAATGTTTGGCGTTTTCGTCCCGCGCAGCTTGCTTTTCCAGACGCTGAAGGATATGGCCGTTTTGCACGTGGAGGACGTGGAGGAAAAGTTGTTGCCGTTACCAATCTAAACGACAGCGGCCCAGGAAGTTTTCGTGAAGCTATTACAAACGATATTGGCCCGAGAACGATCGTCTTTAATACTTCTGGTGTAATTCAATTGCAATCCCGTCTGGTTTTAAGCCAGCCGTACGTAACAGTTGCTGGACAAACTGCTCCTGGAAAAGGAATCTGCATACGTTCTGCTCCTTTTGGCGTAACTGGAAACGATGCCGTTGTACAAAATCTACGCGTTAGAATCGGCGCAGGACCAACTTATGACGGAATGGGATTAACTGGTGCAGACAATAGCATTATCGACCACTGCTCTATCAGCTGGACTATTGACGAATCTTTCAGTTCTAGATCTGGAAAAAATATCACCCTTCAGAGAACACTTATTTCTGAGGCTTTAAATGCCGCAAATCATCAAAATTATCCAACAGGAACAGAACATGGATATGCTGCCACAATTGGTGGAGATATCGGAAGTTTTCATCATAATCTATTAGCACATTGTTATGGCAGAAATTGGAGTCTTGGCGGCGGATTGGACGGAAATGGCGCTTATACAGGAAAAATGGATATTACCAACAATGTCGTTTATAATTGGGGAGGAAGAACTACAGACGGAGGAACCAAAGAAGTAAACTTTGTAAATAACTATTACAAACCTGGCGCTGGTTCAAAAATATTTGTTGCTTTTAATCAGCAAAATGAAGGTGTGGGAACCGGAATGCAGCAATGTTATTTTAACGGAAATGTAATGCCTGGTTATTTCGACGAAACCAACCAGACTGCCGGAAGAAAAGCCTCAGGGAATACTGTTACTTATGACAATTTCGTTAATACACCTTTTTTCCCATCTTATGTAACGACTCAATCGGCTAAAAATGCCTATAAAATCGTTCTTTCTGATGTTGGATGTACTCAGCCAGAATTTGACGAACATGATCAAAGAATTATATCAGAGACACTAAACGGAACGTATTCTGCAGTTGGAAGCGTAACAGGCAAACCTGGATTTCCAGATAATGAAACAGATGCTGGTGGGTTCGAAAACTATCCGACTGTAGTAAGAGATGCTAATTGGGATAGCGATCAAGATGGATTGCCAAACTGGTGGGAAAATATTATAGGAACCAATGTAAACTCTGCAATTGGGGATTTTTCAGATGCAAATGCCGATCCTAATTTAGATGGCTACACTCATTTAGACGAATATTTACAATGGATGTCACTCCCACATTACGAATCTCCAGACGGAACTAAAATTGACATCAATATTCAAAAATTGTCAAGAGGATTTACAAGTGGCGTGTCTTATACAATTTTGAACGCAGTAAACGGAAATGCAACTCTAAATACAGATGTTGTTGCATTTACACCAACTTCAAACGGATTATGTTCTTTTGAATTTACCGTAACAGATTCTGAAGGTGGCACAATGAAAAGAAAAGTAAATATTATAAGCGGACAAAGCTTAACATTAGGAACAGACGACATTATTAAACAAAGTAAAAACAATGCTTTTAACGTTTGGCCAATTCCAAACAACGGATCTTTCTCTGTTTTTATTGATAATGAAGAAGCAGAAATTTTAGATCTTAAAATCTACGATATTTCTGGAAAAGAATTAGTAAAGCAAAAAATTAAAGGAGGAACACAAGAAACAATCCAATTGCATTCAAAAGGTGTTTTCTTGATTAAAGTTATAAATCCGCAGACTAAAAAAACACAACATGTAAAAAAAATAATCATTCAATAG
- a CDS encoding DUF6787 family protein, whose translation MNRLKKRWGITSNLQAIIIFIVFAITGSASAWLSKPFCVWLGITKEDFGGWFTLIRLIIIFPIYQVLLVAIGTIFGQFKFFWNFEKKMLKNMGLGFLFKE comes from the coding sequence ATGAACAGATTAAAAAAACGCTGGGGAATTACCTCAAATTTACAAGCCATAATTATATTTATCGTTTTTGCCATCACTGGATCGGCATCTGCGTGGCTTTCTAAACCTTTCTGCGTTTGGCTGGGCATTACCAAAGAAGATTTTGGAGGCTGGTTTACACTCATTCGTCTTATTATTATCTTCCCTATTTACCAAGTATTACTAGTTGCAATTGGAACTATTTTTGGGCAGTTTAAATTCTTTTGGAACTTCGAAAAGAAAATGCTTAAAAATATGGGGCTAGGATTTTTATTCAAAGAATAA
- a CDS encoding DUF6146 family protein, translated as MKKCVSILIVLLTIVACSTTSQNMASTDTVSASNKKVNDTVRIANDSLEYEVIIIDNGFSTWLASRAYPRNYYSLQYLENKNYLYVTEWNNRVLQPQRYSPRLYEMSIDYRPDIHYGYEVNYLIYNYMIYFQNTYKQKLWGYVPSR; from the coding sequence ATGAAAAAATGCGTTTCCATATTAATTGTTCTACTAACCATTGTTGCATGTTCTACCACTTCGCAGAATATGGCCAGCACTGATACTGTATCTGCATCAAATAAAAAGGTAAACGATACTGTTAGAATTGCAAACGATTCATTAGAATATGAAGTCATTATAATCGACAACGGATTCTCAACCTGGCTTGCTTCTCGAGCCTATCCACGAAACTATTACTCATTGCAATATCTTGAAAACAAAAACTATTTGTATGTAACTGAATGGAATAATCGTGTTCTACAGCCACAACGTTATAGCCCTAGATTATACGAAATGTCTATTGACTACCGTCCAGATATTCATTATGGCTACGAAGTAAATTATTTAATTTACAATTACATGATTTATTTTCAAAATACTTACAAACAAAAGCTATGGGGTTATGTTCCATCAAGATAA
- a CDS encoding DUF937 domain-containing protein produces the protein MFEQLTQLVQQYGGDAVVNNNAVPNEHNEAVINETSNSIFEGLKKIVSEGNTDQIAGLFNGNTPIDSSNPVVKQIQQQLSGSLGQKFGLSSADSSGVASNLIPQILGSLVNKAKDPNDSSFQISDIINSISGNSGQASGIMDTISKYGMQFGLDQNNDGKVDVADVLVVTKSKGGIAGFIGKLFGSK, from the coding sequence ATGTTTGAACAATTAACCCAATTAGTACAGCAATACGGAGGTGACGCTGTGGTAAATAATAACGCTGTCCCAAATGAACATAACGAAGCCGTAATAAACGAAACAAGTAATTCTATTTTTGAAGGATTAAAAAAGATTGTTTCCGAAGGGAATACAGATCAGATTGCCGGATTATTTAATGGAAACACACCAATTGACAGCTCAAACCCTGTTGTAAAGCAAATTCAACAGCAATTAAGCGGAAGTCTTGGTCAAAAATTCGGATTGAGCAGCGCCGATTCAAGCGGAGTTGCCTCCAATTTGATTCCACAGATTTTAGGCTCTTTAGTAAATAAAGCAAAAGATCCAAACGATAGCAGTTTTCAAATTTCTGATATTATAAATTCGATTTCAGGAAATAGCGGACAAGCATCTGGAATAATGGATACTATTTCTAAATACGGAATGCAATTTGGCCTTGACCAAAACAACGATGGAAAAGTTGACGTTGCAGATGTATTAGTAGTTACCAAAAGCAAAGGAGGAATCGCTGGATTTATTGGAAAGCTGTTTGGAAGCAAGTAG
- a CDS encoding D-2-hydroxyacid dehydrogenase, whose amino-acid sequence MKVLANDGISKSGILALEKGGFEVITTKVAQEQVANYINDNNIDVILVRSATKVRKDIIDACPGIKIIGRGGVGMDNIDVDYAKSKGIHVINTPASSSESVAELVFGHLFSGVRFLHDSNRNMPLEGDSNFDGLKKAYANGTELRGKTLGIVGIGRIGQATAKMALGLGMKVIAADSFIPQVDVKVEFFDGQSITTTIVSQSLESLFKEADFITLHVPAQNGYIIGEKEFEIMKDGVGIVNCARGGVIDEVALVKALDSGKVAFAGLDVFESEPKPEMAILMHSKISLTPHIGAATGEAQDRIGTELASQIITLLS is encoded by the coding sequence ATGAAAGTATTAGCAAATGACGGAATTTCTAAAAGCGGAATTCTAGCCTTAGAAAAAGGTGGTTTTGAAGTTATCACAACAAAAGTAGCTCAAGAACAAGTAGCTAACTATATAAATGACAATAACATTGACGTAATTTTAGTTCGTAGCGCAACTAAAGTGCGTAAAGATATTATCGATGCTTGCCCTGGAATCAAAATCATCGGACGTGGTGGTGTTGGTATGGATAATATCGATGTGGATTATGCTAAAAGCAAAGGAATTCATGTAATTAATACTCCTGCTTCATCTTCAGAATCTGTTGCTGAATTAGTTTTTGGACACTTATTTTCTGGTGTTCGTTTTTTACATGATTCTAACAGAAATATGCCTCTTGAAGGAGATTCAAACTTTGATGGTTTGAAAAAAGCTTACGCTAACGGAACTGAATTAAGAGGAAAAACTTTAGGTATTGTTGGTATTGGTCGTATCGGACAAGCTACAGCAAAAATGGCTCTTGGTTTAGGAATGAAAGTTATCGCTGCCGACAGCTTTATCCCTCAAGTTGATGTGAAAGTTGAATTTTTCGACGGACAGTCAATCACAACTACAATCGTTTCTCAATCTTTAGAATCTTTATTTAAAGAAGCAGATTTCATTACATTACACGTTCCTGCTCAAAATGGTTACATCATTGGAGAAAAAGAATTTGAAATCATGAAAGATGGTGTTGGAATTGTAAACTGTGCTCGTGGCGGTGTTATTGATGAAGTGGCGTTAGTAAAAGCTTTAGATTCAGGAAAAGTTGCTTTTGCTGGTTTAGACGTTTTCGAAAGCGAGCCAAAACCAGAAATGGCGATCTTAATGCACTCTAAAATCTCTTTAACTCCACACATTGGAGCAGCTACTGGAGAAGCACAAGACAGAATTGGTACAGAATTGGCTTCACAAATTATTACTTTATTGAGCTAA
- the serC gene encoding 3-phosphoserine/phosphohydroxythreonine transaminase, which produces MKKHNYSAGPSILPQEVFEKASKAILNFNDSGLSILEISHRSKDFVAVMEEARSLALELLGLQGKGYQALFLQGGASTAFLMAPYNLMKENGKAAYLDSGTWATAAIKEAKLFGETVVVASSKEDNYTYVPKGYEIPADADYFHCTSNNTIFGTQMKEFPATNVPVVCDMSSDIFSRELDFSKFDLIYAGAQKNMGPAGTTLVVVKEEILGKNGKTIPSMLDYAKHIKGESMYNTPPVFAVYVSLLTLQWIKEKGGIAAVEKLNNAKAELLYAEIDRNPLFKGAAAVEDRSNMNVTFLLNNPEHTETFDALWKAANISGLPGHRSVGGYRASIYNAMPIESVQVLVDVMKALESKV; this is translated from the coding sequence ATGAAAAAACACAACTACAGCGCAGGACCAAGTATTTTACCTCAGGAAGTTTTTGAGAAGGCATCAAAAGCAATTTTAAATTTTAATGATTCAGGGTTATCAATCCTTGAAATCTCGCACCGAAGCAAAGATTTCGTTGCTGTTATGGAGGAAGCTCGTTCCCTTGCTTTAGAATTATTAGGACTTCAAGGAAAAGGTTATCAGGCTTTATTTTTACAAGGTGGTGCAAGTACAGCATTCTTAATGGCACCCTATAACTTAATGAAAGAAAACGGAAAAGCTGCTTATTTAGATTCTGGAACGTGGGCAACTGCAGCGATCAAAGAAGCTAAACTTTTCGGTGAGACTGTTGTCGTAGCTTCTTCAAAAGAAGACAATTATACTTATGTTCCTAAAGGTTACGAAATTCCAGCCGATGCTGATTATTTCCACTGCACAAGTAACAATACCATCTTTGGAACTCAAATGAAAGAATTCCCAGCAACAAATGTTCCTGTTGTTTGCGATATGAGTTCTGATATTTTTTCACGTGAATTAGATTTCTCTAAATTTGATTTAATCTACGCTGGAGCTCAAAAAAATATGGGTCCTGCAGGAACTACTTTAGTAGTCGTTAAAGAAGAAATCTTAGGAAAAAACGGAAAAACTATTCCAAGTATGTTAGATTATGCTAAACACATTAAAGGAGAAAGTATGTACAATACTCCACCTGTATTTGCTGTTTACGTCTCTCTTTTAACATTACAATGGATCAAAGAAAAAGGTGGAATCGCTGCTGTTGAAAAATTAAACAACGCCAAAGCAGAATTACTTTATGCTGAAATCGACAGAAACCCATTGTTCAAAGGTGCAGCTGCAGTAGAAGATCGTTCTAATATGAACGTAACGTTCTTATTGAACAATCCTGAACACACTGAAACTTTTGATGCTTTATGGAAAGCTGCAAATATTTCTGGATTACCAGGACACCGTTCTGTTGGTGGCTACAGAGCTTCTATTTACAACGCTATGCCAATCGAAAGTGTTCAGGTTTTAGTGGATGTAATGAAAGCATTGGAATCTAAAGTTTAG
- a CDS encoding acyl-CoA reductase, with protein MTLETKKSVFVELGKFLSQFSEGASAQKSDVLYNDIFFDDFENLISLSQSHNGWYTPEQVYFSIQSWAEALTTENIEKWLSAYKIDQKGDAKTVALILAGNIPLVGFHDFLSVLITGNKALIKTSSNDQHLLPFLAKYLIAVDENLKGSITFAEGKLENFDAVIATGSNNTARYFEYYFKDKPSIIRKNRNSAAILTGKETTAELEALGEDIFRYFGLGCRNVSKLFIPKDYSFDTFFQAIFKYQDVIHYEKYANNYDYNKAVFLMSNFKLLDNGFLTLKEDSSYASPISSVFYEYYESLEDLQKRLQDDTDQIQCIVSNNLTTDSIAFGETQKPQLWDYADNVDTITFLLTTK; from the coding sequence ATGACATTAGAAACAAAAAAAAGTGTTTTTGTTGAATTAGGAAAATTTTTAAGTCAGTTTTCTGAAGGCGCTTCTGCGCAAAAATCTGACGTCTTATATAATGACATCTTTTTTGATGATTTCGAAAATCTCATCAGCCTTTCACAATCTCATAACGGATGGTATACTCCTGAGCAAGTTTATTTCTCCATACAGTCATGGGCTGAAGCTTTAACCACTGAAAACATTGAGAAATGGCTTTCGGCTTACAAAATAGATCAGAAAGGCGATGCCAAAACTGTGGCTTTGATTTTAGCTGGAAATATTCCGTTAGTAGGTTTTCATGATTTTTTATCTGTTTTAATTACAGGCAACAAAGCTTTAATTAAAACTTCGTCAAACGATCAGCATTTATTGCCATTTTTGGCTAAATATTTAATTGCTGTTGACGAAAATCTGAAAGGCAGCATCACTTTCGCAGAAGGAAAACTAGAAAATTTTGATGCTGTAATCGCCACTGGAAGTAATAATACAGCTCGTTATTTTGAATATTATTTTAAAGATAAGCCTTCGATTATTCGTAAAAACAGGAATTCGGCAGCTATTTTAACCGGAAAAGAAACCACTGCAGAATTGGAAGCCCTTGGCGAGGATATTTTTAGATATTTTGGTTTAGGGTGCAGAAATGTTTCCAAACTTTTTATTCCGAAAGACTATTCATTTGACACTTTTTTTCAAGCAATTTTCAAATACCAAGATGTTATTCATTACGAAAAATACGCTAATAATTATGACTATAATAAAGCGGTATTTTTAATGAGTAATTTCAAATTATTGGACAACGGATTCTTGACTTTAAAAGAAGATTCAAGTTATGCCTCTCCTATTTCGAGTGTTTTTTATGAATATTATGAAAGTCTTGAAGACCTTCAAAAACGCCTTCAGGACGACACAGACCAAATTCAATGCATTGTTAGCAATAATCTAACTACAGATAGTATCGCATTTGGAGAAACCCAAAAACCTCAATTGTGGGATTACGCAGATAATGTCGATACTATAACGTTTTTGTTAACAACAAAGTAA
- a CDS encoding 4Fe-4S dicluster domain-containing protein, with product MAIIITDECINCGACEPECPNTAIYEGADDWRYKDGTSLSGKIVLPDGTEVDADDAQTPISDEIYYIVPGKCTECKGFHDEPQCAAVCPVDCCVPDDDHVEDEETLLERQAFLHAE from the coding sequence ATGGCAATAATTATAACTGACGAATGCATCAATTGTGGAGCTTGCGAACCAGAGTGCCCAAATACAGCAATATATGAAGGAGCAGATGATTGGAGATATAAAGACGGAACAAGTCTTTCTGGAAAAATTGTATTACCTGACGGAACTGAAGTTGACGCTGATGATGCGCAAACTCCAATTTCTGACGAAATCTACTATATAGTACCAGGAAAGTGTACAGAATGTAAAGGTTTTCATGATGAGCCGCAGTGTGCTGCTGTTTGTCCTGTTGACTGTTGTGTGCCAGATGATGATCATGTTGAAGACGAAGAAACTTTGTTAGAAAGACAAGCGTTTTTACATGCTGAATAA
- a CDS encoding carboxypeptidase-like regulatory domain-containing protein has translation MKKLLLLFVVLFNLNVLAQNEEYSIVVKDIETLEPIQNATVKIMKTQQILLSNEEGKVTFMLTGGSNIQVSETNYEDITVRWTSLNGEQKFVIYLKSKNNKLDEVVLSKESPEKILQKLVNNSTKKISISHRQKVYVREFFMLDNQYTYYNDGLVNFQFNKNNTTTLLVEQNRSYGLLETDVSADLKGYDLNNIMENYSNFKYLDPLLDPKAKKEYDFTTKGHSKNKDYYVMSVVPLDKAKEAIDNFEIIYDPEKKIIVEFTISVTPATLDKVEEKTKEGEKNITKSFVKVNYRWDGTDYYLLSSNEEIGYNVVLKDKTKNVQVRNSFVTTGFNKQNFTYSESDVFKEKSLFNKKNKILTNYWDISGFTATEQEKAIIASLEFKL, from the coding sequence ATGAAGAAACTGCTACTTTTATTTGTCGTATTATTTAATTTGAATGTTTTGGCACAAAACGAGGAATATTCTATTGTTGTTAAGGATATAGAAACCTTGGAGCCAATACAAAATGCTACGGTTAAAATAATGAAAACCCAACAGATTTTATTGAGCAATGAAGAAGGAAAAGTTACTTTTATGCTGACTGGTGGATCGAATATTCAGGTTTCTGAAACTAATTATGAAGATATTACTGTTCGATGGACTTCTTTAAATGGAGAGCAAAAATTTGTTATTTATTTGAAGAGTAAAAACAATAAATTAGATGAAGTAGTTTTGTCTAAGGAATCTCCAGAAAAAATACTGCAGAAATTGGTTAACAATTCTACAAAGAAAATTAGTATCTCCCATAGACAGAAAGTATATGTGAGAGAGTTTTTTATGCTCGACAATCAGTATACGTATTATAATGACGGATTGGTTAATTTTCAATTCAATAAAAACAATACTACAACATTGCTGGTAGAACAAAATCGTTCTTACGGATTGTTAGAAACAGATGTAAGTGCCGATTTGAAGGGATATGATTTGAATAACATAATGGAGAATTATTCGAATTTTAAATATTTAGATCCCCTTTTAGACCCTAAAGCCAAGAAGGAATATGATTTTACCACAAAAGGACATTCAAAAAATAAAGATTATTATGTAATGTCAGTTGTGCCGCTGGATAAAGCGAAAGAAGCAATTGATAATTTTGAAATTATTTACGATCCGGAGAAAAAAATTATTGTAGAATTTACGATTTCAGTTACGCCAGCAACACTTGATAAAGTGGAAGAGAAGACAAAAGAAGGCGAAAAGAATATTACAAAATCGTTTGTCAAAGTAAATTATAGATGGGACGGTACTGATTATTATTTATTGAGTTCGAATGAAGAAATTGGGTATAATGTTGTTTTGAAAGATAAAACTAAAAATGTCCAAGTAAGAAATAGTTTTGTAACAACAGGTTTCAATAAACAGAATTTTACTTATAGTGAAAGTGACGTTTTTAAAGAAAAATCGCTTTTTAATAAGAAAAACAAAATCCTGACTAATTATTGGGATATTTCGGGATTTACGGCAACAGAGCAAGAAAAGGCTATTATTGCATCGTTAGAGTTTAAATTGTAA